A single region of the Ramlibacter henchirensis genome encodes:
- a CDS encoding PIN domain-containing protein gives MRTNIVMVDWESVQPESFDLLTPVYFRVLVFVGATQKKLPFEVADRIHRLGDRAEFVKISGVGRNALDFHIAYYIGKLAAADPGAFFHIISKDGGFGPLIEHLKEHNIFSARWPAIEAIPAVKAARAKSPQDRAALVLAKLHGSGAPKPRSEKALRSAVAALFNKQLSDGEVTGVLERLEADGEMAIVNGRVFFPKLNMAATT, from the coding sequence ATGCGAACCAACATCGTCATGGTTGATTGGGAAAGCGTCCAGCCGGAGTCCTTTGATCTGCTCACGCCGGTCTACTTCAGAGTGCTGGTTTTTGTCGGGGCCACTCAGAAGAAGCTGCCGTTTGAAGTCGCCGATCGAATTCACAGGCTTGGCGACCGCGCCGAGTTTGTGAAGATCTCCGGGGTAGGCCGCAATGCCCTCGACTTCCACATCGCCTACTACATCGGAAAGCTGGCCGCAGCCGATCCTGGTGCCTTCTTCCACATCATTTCCAAGGACGGTGGATTCGGCCCACTGATTGAGCATCTCAAAGAGCACAATATCTTCTCCGCGCGCTGGCCGGCTATCGAGGCAATTCCAGCCGTGAAAGCAGCGCGGGCCAAGTCACCACAAGACCGGGCGGCGCTCGTCTTGGCGAAACTTCATGGTTCGGGCGCTCCCAAGCCGCGTTCGGAAAAAGCACTTCGCAGCGCAGTGGCCGCCCTGTTCAACAAGCAGTTGTCCGATGGCGAGGTCACCGGAGTCTTGGAGCGGCTGGAGGCTGACGGTGAGATGGCCATCGTTAATGGGCGAGTGTTTTTCCCGAAGCTGAATATGGCGGCGACCACCTAG